A portion of the Verrucomicrobiota bacterium genome contains these proteins:
- a CDS encoding RtcB family protein, with protein sequence MDPEKTAKVPWRQWGTGLEEPVREQMENACSLPVAVQGALMPDAHVGYGLPIGGVLSVKGAVIPYAVGVDIACRMKLTVLDLPVAKLNADRERFVQAIERETRFGVGSSFSRRRQHEVMDADWSVSPVTARFKDRAWDQLGTSGSGNHFVEFGSLTVTNAEAGLPEGVYLALLSHSGSRGTGAAICQHYSKLAKARRTDLPGPLAHLAWLDLNSHDGQEYWAAMQLMGRYASANHALIHEHIARRLGVEVRLDVENHHNFAWKEQHAGREVVVHRKGATPAGEGVLGVIPGSMATPGFVVRGKGEPTSLNSASHGAGRRMSRKQAIKTLKWSEAKALLQERGIYVISAGLDEVPMVYKDIHEVMAAQTDLVEVLARFDPKIVKMSPAGERAED encoded by the coding sequence ATGGATCCGGAGAAAACGGCGAAAGTGCCCTGGCGCCAATGGGGCACCGGGCTGGAAGAACCTGTGCGGGAGCAGATGGAGAATGCGTGCTCGTTGCCCGTCGCGGTTCAGGGCGCGCTCATGCCCGACGCGCACGTCGGGTACGGTTTACCGATCGGGGGCGTCCTCAGCGTGAAAGGCGCGGTCATCCCTTATGCGGTCGGCGTGGACATAGCTTGCCGGATGAAGCTGACCGTGCTGGATCTACCCGTTGCGAAGCTGAACGCTGACCGTGAGCGGTTCGTCCAGGCGATCGAACGCGAGACGCGGTTTGGCGTCGGTTCATCCTTCAGCCGACGGCGGCAGCATGAGGTCATGGATGCCGACTGGTCGGTAAGCCCGGTCACGGCCCGGTTCAAGGATCGGGCCTGGGACCAACTGGGTACGAGCGGGTCCGGCAATCATTTCGTTGAATTTGGTTCGTTGACGGTGACGAACGCCGAAGCGGGGTTGCCGGAAGGCGTTTACCTCGCCCTGCTGAGCCACAGCGGCAGCCGCGGGACCGGGGCCGCCATTTGCCAGCATTACAGCAAGCTGGCCAAGGCCCGGCGCACCGATTTGCCGGGGCCGTTGGCGCACCTGGCGTGGCTCGACCTCAACTCGCACGACGGCCAGGAGTACTGGGCGGCCATGCAACTCATGGGCCGTTATGCCTCCGCCAACCACGCGCTCATCCATGAACACATCGCCCGCCGGCTCGGGGTCGAGGTCAGACTCGACGTGGAGAACCACCACAATTTCGCCTGGAAAGAGCAGCACGCCGGGCGCGAGGTCGTCGTCCACCGGAAGGGAGCAACGCCCGCCGGAGAAGGGGTCCTCGGCGTCATTCCCGGTTCGATGGCGACGCCCGGCTTTGTGGTCCGAGGAAAAGGCGAGCCGACTTCCCTGAATTCCGCTTCCCACGGGGCTGGACGCCGGATGAGCCGGAAACAGGCCATCAAGACCCTGAAATGGTCCGAGGCGAAAGCTTTGTTGCAGGAACGGGGCATCTACGTGATCTCGGCCGGGCTGGACGAAGTGCCGATGGTCTATAAAGACATTCATGAAGTCATGGCCGCCCAGACCGACCTGGTCGAAGTCCTGGCCCGGTTTGACCCGAAAATCGTGAAGATGAGCCCGGCCGGCGAGCGAGCCGAGGACTGA
- the bamE gene encoding outer membrane protein assembly factor BamE, with the protein MNTLPRISRWITCLVLLALAGCGQTAGPTSKINRANYDQIHTGMSRAEVRAILGPPTSESTEDKIIYKRTIWRYVQGDKYINLTYKNDELDGKDTNLGTGNG; encoded by the coding sequence ATGAACACATTGCCCCGTATTTCCCGCTGGATTACCTGCCTCGTGCTTCTCGCCTTAGCCGGTTGCGGCCAAACGGCCGGTCCCACCTCGAAAATCAACCGGGCGAATTACGACCAGATTCACACCGGAATGTCGAGGGCGGAAGTGCGGGCGATCCTCGGGCCACCCACTTCGGAGAGCACCGAAGACAAGATCATCTACAAGCGCACCATCTGGCGCTACGTCCAGGGGGATAAGTACATCAACCTTACCTACAAGAACGACGAACTCGACGGCAAAGACACCAACCTGGGAACGGGTAACGGGTAA
- a CDS encoding SDR family oxidoreductase has product MPPLNGKVALVTGASSGIGRATAQALGRLGVKQMLTGRSEERLTKLAAELEPETAWLPADLIDPAQVDRLVPETLQRFGRIDIVLANAGIYVSGDIKDGDPDAWDRLIATNVNSVFRLVRSALPHLIGQGSGDILVTSSISGHLAIYWEPVYSASKHAIQSFVHGLRRQLVTTGVRVGAVAPGIVLNELFGVTDPAEIEQKANAGAGLRSEDVAEAIIFMLTRPQNVTIRDLVMLPRAQEL; this is encoded by the coding sequence ATGCCACCTCTAAACGGAAAAGTTGCGCTCGTAACCGGCGCGAGTTCTGGTATCGGCCGCGCCACTGCCCAGGCGCTGGGCCGGCTCGGCGTCAAACAGATGCTCACGGGCCGCTCCGAGGAGCGCCTCACAAAACTGGCGGCTGAGCTTGAGCCGGAAACGGCATGGCTCCCGGCTGATCTGATCGATCCGGCCCAGGTCGACCGCCTCGTGCCGGAAACGTTGCAGCGGTTCGGACGGATCGATATCGTCCTTGCCAACGCGGGTATTTACGTCAGCGGCGACATCAAAGACGGCGACCCGGACGCTTGGGACCGGCTGATCGCCACCAACGTGAACAGCGTGTTCCGGTTGGTGCGCTCAGCGCTCCCTCACCTGATCGGGCAGGGGAGCGGCGATATCCTGGTCACCAGTTCCATCTCCGGTCACCTGGCGATCTACTGGGAGCCGGTTTACAGCGCCTCAAAACACGCCATCCAATCGTTCGTGCACGGCCTGCGCCGCCAATTGGTTACGACCGGGGTGCGCGTCGGCGCGGTTGCCCCGGGCATCGTGCTGAACGAACTCTTCGGCGTCACCGACCCGGCGGAGATCGAACAGAAAGCAAACGCCGGCGCCGGCTTGCGTTCGGAAGACGTCGCCGAGGCGATCATTTTTATGCTGACGCGCCCCCAGAACGTGACGATTCGCGACCTGGTCATGCTGCCCAGAGCTCAGGAGTTGTGA